A genomic segment from Chitinophaga flava encodes:
- a CDS encoding HAD family hydrolase, translating to MIKLFRGVALLWIICTWLLPLSGRAQGDPLPSWNDGYAKEAIIRFVTAVTTEHSAQYVPPEDRIATFDNDGTLWAEKPVVQEMFVMYRINQMVMQHPALRNKQPFKAIIDRDKKFLKNMGRKELLELMDLTHTGMTEADFRKVALQFFESVRHPVLNVPIAQLVYQPQVELLNYLRYNQFKTFICSGGTAEFMRTISWQYYGIPPEQVIGSSFRYQYVDSAGVNDIIRLKGLSTLNDKKEKPVNIQYYIGKRPILACGNVGGGGDIYMLRFCQGNTYPSLQLLIHHDDDDREFAYEEDDNLSLNWAHQYGWNVISIKNDWQVVFVR from the coding sequence ATGATAAAGCTGTTTAGGGGCGTAGCCCTGTTGTGGATTATATGCACGTGGCTGCTGCCCCTGTCTGGCCGGGCACAGGGAGATCCTTTGCCCTCCTGGAATGATGGTTATGCCAAAGAAGCTATCATCCGTTTTGTGACGGCCGTCACCACCGAACATTCAGCCCAGTACGTACCACCGGAAGATCGTATCGCCACTTTCGATAACGATGGAACGTTGTGGGCCGAAAAACCAGTAGTGCAGGAGATGTTTGTGATGTACCGTATCAACCAGATGGTGATGCAACACCCGGCACTGAGGAATAAACAGCCTTTCAAGGCCATAATCGATCGGGATAAAAAATTTCTGAAGAACATGGGCCGTAAAGAGCTACTGGAGCTGATGGACCTTACCCATACCGGTATGACAGAAGCTGACTTTCGCAAGGTAGCCCTGCAATTTTTTGAATCGGTGCGTCATCCCGTATTAAACGTGCCCATCGCACAGCTGGTGTATCAGCCTCAGGTGGAACTGCTCAATTATCTGCGTTACAATCAGTTTAAAACATTTATCTGTTCAGGTGGCACCGCTGAATTTATGAGGACCATATCCTGGCAGTATTACGGTATTCCGCCGGAACAGGTGATAGGCTCTAGCTTCAGATATCAGTATGTAGATAGTGCAGGCGTAAACGATATTATACGACTGAAAGGACTGAGCACACTCAACGATAAAAAGGAGAAGCCGGTGAATATCCAGTATTACATCGGTAAACGTCCCATTCTGGCCTGTGGTAATGTAGGCGGTGGTGGTGATATCTATATGCTTCGCTTTTGTCAGGGAAACACTTATCCCTCCCTGCAGTTGCTTATTCACCATGATGATGACGACCGGGAATTTGCTTATGAAGAAGATGATAACCTGTCGTTGAACTGGGCCCATCAATATGGCTGGAATGTGATCAGTATAAAAAACGACTGGCAGGTTGTTTTTGTAAGATGA
- a CDS encoding RNA polymerase sigma factor — translation MSRSSMPDEREQLKAIAAGNDAAYTRIFHAYSQQVFNVAMLYLKDEAAAGEVVQEIFLKVWLKRDALVAVEDFADYLFILTRNYIYDSFRRQLVKQKAMAYLEMQHPGYANDTDHAVREHQYEQMLQTAIASLPPARRKIYLARKQGLSNEEISRELNISVHTVKKQMQLALQFLRSFVNQQLRSWLLLLLLLLYLLS, via the coding sequence TTGTCCAGGTCATCTATGCCGGATGAAAGAGAGCAACTAAAAGCAATAGCAGCAGGTAACGATGCCGCCTACACGCGTATTTTTCACGCCTATAGCCAACAGGTGTTTAATGTAGCCATGTTATATCTGAAAGATGAAGCCGCAGCAGGTGAAGTAGTGCAGGAGATATTCCTGAAAGTATGGTTAAAAAGGGATGCGCTTGTTGCCGTAGAAGACTTTGCTGACTATCTCTTTATCCTTACGCGTAACTACATCTACGACAGCTTCCGCCGGCAACTGGTCAAACAGAAGGCCATGGCTTATCTCGAGATGCAGCATCCGGGTTATGCCAATGATACGGACCATGCTGTCCGTGAACATCAGTACGAACAAATGCTGCAGACCGCCATTGCTTCGCTGCCCCCTGCACGCAGGAAGATCTATCTCGCCCGTAAACAAGGTCTGAGCAATGAAGAAATTTCCCGGGAACTGAATATCTCTGTTCATACCGTTAAAAAACAGATGCAACTCGCATTGCAGTTTTTACGGAGTTTTGTCAACCAACAGCTGCGTAGCTGGTTGCTGCTGTTGCTACTATTATTATACCTTCTCTCCTAA
- a CDS encoding FecR family protein, producing the protein MTVTEIRQLLEKYKQGTLSPEELSQLEEAVVAGSFEEEIKADILHTLYTHAAPDANWPEEKKAALLQQILYTAPMRPVRNNTVRKRWIYAAAAVLAAGIITSGTYLMMRRQEPAPVAVVHPKVPLAPGSSKAMLTLADNSTITLDSSNNGALATQGSTQIVNTNGALTYKGNGSNKQPLYNTVATPRGGQYQLTLADGSRIWLNAASSVRFPAAFTGKERLVEVTGEVYFEIAKNAEMPFRVKIKTAANDMTVTVLGTSFNVMAYPDEQAIRTTLVEGAVQVARGTESSLLKPGYQASIPSAGGTFEISEADIEQTLAWKEGKFRFRNTNIKTIMRQLSRWYDIDVAYDGNVSDIDLTGVISRREDAGALLKALETTQRVKFTVDGHTITARPVAPQ; encoded by the coding sequence ATGACCGTCACAGAAATCAGACAGCTGCTGGAAAAATACAAGCAAGGGACATTGAGTCCGGAAGAGTTGTCGCAACTGGAAGAGGCTGTTGTTGCAGGTTCTTTTGAAGAAGAAATAAAGGCAGATATCCTGCATACCCTATATACCCATGCAGCTCCGGATGCCAACTGGCCGGAAGAGAAAAAGGCTGCATTGCTGCAACAGATACTGTATACCGCTCCGATGCGCCCGGTGCGGAACAACACCGTTCGGAAACGTTGGATATATGCTGCAGCCGCCGTCCTGGCAGCAGGTATCATTACCAGCGGCACCTATCTGATGATGCGCAGACAGGAACCTGCGCCGGTAGCCGTTGTCCACCCAAAGGTACCGCTGGCCCCTGGCTCCAGCAAAGCAATGCTGACACTGGCTGATAACAGTACCATCACCCTTGACAGCAGTAATAATGGCGCGCTGGCTACACAAGGCAGTACACAAATCGTCAATACCAATGGCGCCCTCACCTACAAAGGTAATGGTAGCAACAAACAACCCTTGTACAATACAGTGGCTACTCCAAGGGGCGGACAATATCAGCTCACCCTCGCCGATGGCAGCAGAATATGGCTAAATGCAGCTAGCAGCGTACGTTTCCCAGCTGCCTTCACTGGTAAGGAAAGGTTGGTGGAAGTAACCGGAGAAGTATATTTCGAAATCGCTAAAAATGCGGAAATGCCTTTCCGCGTAAAAATAAAAACGGCCGCCAATGATATGACCGTTACCGTGCTGGGCACAAGTTTTAACGTGATGGCCTATCCGGACGAGCAGGCAATCCGCACCACCCTCGTGGAAGGCGCGGTGCAGGTAGCCCGCGGCACCGAAAGCAGCCTGCTCAAACCCGGCTATCAGGCCTCTATACCATCTGCCGGCGGAACTTTTGAAATCAGCGAAGCCGATATAGAACAAACACTGGCCTGGAAAGAAGGTAAATTCCGTTTCCGCAACACCAATATCAAAACCATTATGCGTCAGCTGTCACGGTGGTACGATATCGATGTGGCCTATGATGGTAACGTATCAGATATAGACCTGACAGGTGTCATCTCCCGCAGGGAAGATGCAGGCGCCCTGCTCAAAGCCCTGGAAACCACACAAAGAGTAAAATTCACTGTAGATGGCCATACTATAACAGCCCGGCCCGTTGCGCCGCAGTAA
- a CDS encoding SusC/RagA family TonB-linked outer membrane protein, whose translation MQQLTTGKARINRGPLQRKFLLVMKLTATFILAITLHLSAKTYSQTVTLKGKRLALYDVFNNISKQTGYEFVYDEKLLQSSGPVTMNVNNAPLTEVLDKCLKGKPLNYAIVNRIIVISPKPVEIPVVQAAPIRGTVTGENGQPLFNVSIQIKGTTKGTITNEKGAFTIQADKKDILVFSYLGYENKEVPVGNNEVLNVALAPSNTQLTGILVTALGIKRSEKAITYSMQQVNGAELTKAKDPNLINTLNGKVAGLSISPSASGIGGSAKVVLRGNKSGIGSNQALYVIDGVPMNNNLTNQPTTAYGGSSAYDGGDPISNMNPEDIENVSVLKGASAAALYGSQGANGVILVTTKSGKAGKTTINFSSGVNIAQAAYKPEFQNNYGPANATSPQSWGPKLNSPAGNNLSSFFQTGQTYTNAISLSAGTEQLQTYFSYANTSATGIEPGNKLGRNNINFKETGHFLNNKLTAEADVNYVTQKIDNTPLSGLYFNPLTGLYLFPRGQNIQQFKDKFEVPDPSRNFLPVQNWAYLDDIQQNPWWITKRNTNSLNRNRLLLNASLKYEITPWLNVQGRGSIDRINDVYEQKLYAGTYKVLSPANGVYNYNNSTTTQQYGDLLLNFNLPVNKDIRLTGVLGGSIRDLKTEGVKFGSGQDGLKIANVFNIQNFNTLNALNSGTLPENHGQFQSAFGSASLSWKEMAFLDLTARNDWSSNLSYTPNGSYFYPSVGLNLILSQMVQLPQVITFAKVRGSYAEVGNSPDPYKSNPAQNTFGVGTPIGNTKSPFTELKPEKTKSLEFGMEWRFLDNRLTADVTYYKTNTHNQTLSIQSPWASYSELFYFNAGNVQNKGVEAVVRYDVFRGGKFQWNTGINYSVNDNRIVELATTNPEFVLSGASGANYVSKFKVGGSFGDIYGSVLQKDAQGRIMIDDKGAPIKQGGDFVYLGNPNSKWQLGWNNNLSYGALTLSFLIDGKFGGEVMSVTQSVMDQYGVSKATGDARDAGGVAVNGISPDQKAVTSVDPQKWYGTIGGREAVSGEYMYSATVVRLRELSLGYTFPVKNNVFKALRLSLTGRNLLYFYKKAPYDPEMTMSTFNGMSGVDIFMPPATRSYGLTLNATF comes from the coding sequence ATGCAACAACTTACTACTGGCAAAGCCCGTATCAACCGCGGGCCTTTGCAGCGAAAATTTCTGTTGGTTATGAAATTAACTGCCACTTTCATATTGGCCATCACCCTTCACCTGAGCGCTAAAACCTATTCTCAGACCGTTACCCTCAAGGGCAAACGGCTGGCGCTTTACGATGTGTTCAATAATATCAGCAAACAGACCGGCTACGAGTTTGTGTATGATGAAAAACTCCTGCAAAGCTCCGGTCCTGTTACCATGAACGTGAACAATGCCCCCCTCACAGAGGTGCTGGACAAATGCCTGAAAGGGAAACCGCTCAACTACGCCATCGTCAACCGGATCATTGTGATCAGCCCCAAACCGGTGGAAATACCGGTAGTACAGGCTGCTCCCATCCGTGGTACCGTGACCGGCGAAAACGGACAACCCCTGTTTAACGTAAGCATCCAGATTAAAGGCACCACCAAAGGCACCATCACCAATGAAAAAGGTGCTTTCACCATCCAGGCCGATAAAAAGGATATCCTTGTTTTCAGCTACCTGGGTTATGAAAACAAAGAAGTACCCGTTGGCAATAACGAAGTACTGAATGTAGCCCTGGCGCCTTCCAACACCCAGCTGACAGGCATACTGGTGACCGCCCTCGGCATCAAACGCTCCGAAAAAGCCATTACCTATTCCATGCAGCAGGTAAACGGCGCAGAACTGACCAAAGCCAAAGACCCCAACCTCATCAATACCTTAAACGGTAAAGTAGCCGGCCTTTCCATCTCCCCCAGCGCCTCTGGTATAGGCGGTTCTGCCAAAGTAGTTTTACGCGGTAATAAATCTGGTATCGGCAGTAACCAGGCCCTGTACGTAATAGACGGCGTACCCATGAACAACAATCTCACCAATCAGCCTACCACCGCTTATGGCGGTAGCTCCGCCTACGACGGTGGCGACCCTATCTCCAACATGAACCCGGAAGACATTGAAAACGTCTCCGTGTTGAAAGGGGCTTCCGCTGCAGCACTCTATGGTAGTCAGGGTGCCAACGGTGTGATCCTCGTCACCACCAAAAGCGGTAAAGCGGGTAAAACAACCATCAATTTCTCCTCTGGTGTCAATATCGCCCAGGCAGCGTATAAACCGGAGTTTCAGAACAACTACGGTCCGGCTAACGCCACTTCGCCGCAGAGCTGGGGTCCTAAACTCAACAGCCCTGCAGGTAACAACCTGTCTTCCTTCTTCCAGACAGGTCAGACCTATACCAATGCTATCAGCCTTTCGGCCGGCACCGAACAGCTGCAGACCTACTTCTCTTACGCAAACACTTCCGCTACCGGTATTGAACCAGGCAACAAACTGGGCCGCAACAACATCAACTTTAAGGAAACCGGACATTTCCTGAACAATAAACTGACGGCAGAAGCAGATGTAAACTATGTGACCCAGAAGATTGACAACACACCGCTGTCAGGGTTGTATTTTAATCCACTCACCGGTTTATATCTCTTCCCACGCGGACAAAACATCCAGCAATTCAAAGACAAGTTTGAAGTACCGGACCCATCCCGCAACTTCCTGCCAGTGCAGAACTGGGCCTACCTGGATGATATCCAGCAAAACCCCTGGTGGATCACCAAACGCAACACCAATTCACTGAACCGTAACAGACTGTTACTCAATGCCAGCTTAAAATATGAAATCACTCCCTGGCTGAATGTACAGGGCCGTGGTAGTATCGACCGCATCAATGATGTGTATGAACAAAAGCTGTACGCAGGTACTTACAAAGTGTTGTCTCCCGCTAATGGTGTATACAACTACAACAACTCCACTACCACACAACAGTATGGAGACCTGTTGCTGAACTTCAACCTGCCTGTTAATAAAGATATCCGTTTAACCGGCGTATTGGGTGGCAGTATCCGTGATCTCAAAACAGAAGGCGTTAAGTTCGGCTCCGGTCAGGACGGTCTGAAAATCGCCAACGTCTTCAATATTCAGAACTTCAATACCCTGAATGCCCTCAATTCCGGCACGCTGCCAGAAAACCATGGCCAGTTCCAGTCAGCCTTTGGTAGCGCCAGCCTCTCCTGGAAAGAAATGGCCTTCCTTGACCTGACTGCCCGCAACGACTGGTCTTCCAACCTCTCTTATACACCCAACGGTTCCTACTTCTATCCTTCTGTGGGCCTCAACCTGATACTGAGCCAGATGGTACAACTGCCACAGGTGATCACTTTTGCCAAAGTGAGAGGTTCTTATGCAGAAGTAGGCAACTCTCCGGACCCTTATAAAAGCAACCCCGCTCAGAACACTTTTGGCGTAGGAACGCCTATCGGTAACACCAAGTCTCCGTTCACTGAACTTAAACCAGAGAAAACAAAATCACTGGAATTTGGTATGGAATGGCGTTTCCTTGACAACAGGCTGACTGCAGACGTTACCTACTATAAAACCAACACCCACAATCAGACGCTGAGTATTCAGTCTCCCTGGGCTTCTTACTCAGAGCTGTTTTACTTCAATGCCGGTAATGTGCAGAACAAAGGTGTAGAAGCAGTAGTACGTTATGATGTTTTCCGCGGAGGTAAATTCCAGTGGAACACTGGCATTAACTACTCTGTAAACGATAACCGCATTGTAGAACTGGCCACTACTAATCCCGAGTTTGTGCTGAGTGGTGCTTCCGGCGCCAACTATGTATCTAAATTCAAGGTAGGCGGTTCTTTTGGTGACATCTATGGTTCCGTGCTGCAGAAAGATGCACAGGGCCGTATCATGATCGATGATAAAGGCGCGCCTATCAAACAGGGCGGTGACTTTGTATACCTGGGCAACCCCAACTCCAAATGGCAGTTGGGCTGGAATAACAATCTCTCCTATGGTGCACTGACACTGTCTTTCCTGATAGATGGCAAATTTGGCGGAGAGGTGATGTCTGTAACCCAGTCTGTAATGGACCAGTATGGCGTATCCAAAGCTACCGGCGATGCCCGTGATGCAGGCGGTGTAGCCGTTAACGGTATAAGTCCGGACCAGAAAGCAGTTACCAGTGTAGACCCACAGAAATGGTATGGTACTATCGGTGGCCGTGAAGCCGTATCCGGCGAATATATGTACAGCGCTACAGTAGTACGTTTACGGGAGCTGTCGCTTGGATATACTTTCCCGGTAAAAAACAATGTGTTTAAAGCGCTGCGCCTGTCACTCACCGGCCGCAACCTGCTTTACTTCTACAAGAAAGCGCCGTACGATCCGGAAATGACCATGTCTACTTTCAATGGTATGTCTGGTGTAGACATCTTCATGCCACCAGCTACCCGTAGCTATGGCCTGACGCTGAATGCTACCTTCTAA
- a CDS encoding SusD/RagB family nutrient-binding outer membrane lipoprotein, which yields MKRSTIFSGKYRLPAIAAGLLLAMTACTKNFDLYNTDNTGIPDKMLEADFYNLSYLKTATMAIYNFSGGGDPNSFQVQQNLNADCFSGYMASPTAFNGGRNNLSYFMMSSWNGEAFKVGYLSVMGQLAKLRASNIPKDFPAVWAVAQIVQVTAMSRVTDIYGPIPYSKAGTSKTSIDYDSQQEVYTRFFKELDTANITLRDFISSGKTLPFKFGDFDLVYNGDFTRWLQFSNSLRLRLAMHIIKADKATAQAEAEKALDPAKGGVITSNDGNMNVKVVGAGYTNPLVFIAQNWNDIQINASLQCYLTGYKDPRLAKYMSLSTDASIPKQYVGLRLGSITSSNSKSDYVGYSAINYQDGVFTLNTPVQLMTAAEVYFLRAEAALNGFNNAGGSVQEMYEKGINTSLDQWHAADANYINNSTNTPDAYVDPKNTQNNIDTPSHVTVKWVESATIAEKQERISTQKWLAMFPEGQEAWTEFRRTGYPKLFPVVNNNSGNTIDSKIQVRRLPFPQNEYNTNGAAVNKAIGLLSQPADNGGTRLWWDRP from the coding sequence ATGAAACGTTCCACTATATTTTCCGGTAAATACCGCCTGCCGGCCATAGCAGCAGGGCTGTTGCTGGCCATGACCGCCTGCACCAAAAACTTTGACCTGTATAATACGGATAATACCGGCATTCCTGACAAGATGCTGGAAGCTGACTTCTATAACCTCAGCTATTTAAAAACAGCTACCATGGCGATCTACAACTTCTCCGGTGGTGGCGATCCCAACTCTTTCCAGGTACAACAAAATCTGAATGCTGACTGCTTCTCGGGTTATATGGCTTCTCCCACTGCCTTTAACGGTGGCAGAAACAACCTGAGTTATTTTATGATGAGTAGCTGGAACGGCGAAGCCTTTAAAGTAGGCTATCTCAGCGTGATGGGACAACTGGCCAAACTGCGGGCTTCCAATATTCCGAAAGACTTTCCGGCAGTATGGGCAGTAGCACAGATTGTACAGGTAACCGCTATGAGCCGTGTGACCGATATCTATGGGCCTATCCCCTATAGTAAAGCCGGCACCAGCAAAACCAGCATCGACTACGACAGTCAGCAGGAAGTGTACACCCGCTTCTTTAAAGAGCTGGATACTGCTAACATCACCCTGCGCGACTTTATCAGCAGCGGTAAAACACTGCCTTTCAAATTCGGTGATTTTGATTTGGTATATAACGGAGACTTCACCAGATGGCTGCAGTTTAGCAACTCGCTGCGCCTGCGTCTGGCCATGCATATCATCAAGGCAGACAAAGCAACTGCACAGGCAGAGGCAGAAAAAGCCCTGGACCCTGCCAAAGGAGGCGTGATCACCAGCAACGATGGCAACATGAACGTGAAAGTGGTCGGTGCCGGCTATACGAATCCGCTGGTGTTCATTGCACAAAACTGGAATGATATTCAGATCAACGCTTCCCTGCAGTGTTATCTGACCGGCTACAAAGACCCGCGCCTGGCTAAATACATGTCGCTGTCTACCGACGCCAGCATCCCTAAACAGTATGTAGGTTTACGCCTGGGCAGCATCACCAGCTCCAACAGCAAAAGTGATTATGTAGGCTATTCCGCTATCAACTATCAAGACGGTGTTTTTACACTCAATACCCCTGTGCAGCTGATGACCGCTGCAGAAGTATATTTCCTGCGGGCAGAAGCAGCCCTCAATGGTTTCAACAATGCCGGCGGCAGTGTGCAGGAAATGTATGAAAAAGGTATCAACACCTCACTGGACCAATGGCATGCAGCCGATGCCAACTATATCAACAACAGCACCAATACACCAGATGCTTATGTTGATCCGAAAAACACGCAAAACAACATCGACACCCCTTCCCATGTTACCGTGAAATGGGTGGAAAGTGCCACCATTGCGGAAAAGCAGGAACGTATCAGCACCCAGAAATGGCTGGCCATGTTCCCCGAAGGACAGGAAGCCTGGACGGAATTCCGCCGTACCGGTTATCCTAAACTGTTCCCTGTTGTCAACAACAACAGTGGTAACACCATCGATAGCAAAATACAAGTCAGAAGACTCCCCTTCCCCCAGAATGAATATAATACCAACGGTGCAGCCGTTAACAAAGCCATTGGCCTGCTGAGCCAACCGGCCGACAACGGTGGCACCAGATTATGGTGGGACAGACCCTGA
- a CDS encoding endo-beta-N-acetylglucosaminidase H: MKKQFRVWSSVAVLTACTTLLFTASCKKEETPADAPQKGSQPKVESVTKAGGKSVCYVEVNSNSLLNTGKYTLTTGGQQLFDIAIIFAANINYNTSTGKAVLYNNPNVTNVLVNKATQIVPLQNKGMKVLLSILGNHQGAGFCNFTSRADARAFAQQLADTANYYGLDGIDFDDEYADYGNNGLPQPNDSSFVMLLDELRQLMPTKIISFYYYGPAASRLSWGGKKAGDFVDYSWNAIYGSYSVPNVAGLSKANLGPAAVDIQATSQTTAKSLATQTKNNGYGIYLWYNLTSTNKATYFSAVSSVLYGSNVTYTP; encoded by the coding sequence ATGAAAAAACAATTCCGCGTATGGTCGTCGGTCGCAGTACTGACCGCATGTACAACCCTGCTCTTTACAGCCTCCTGTAAAAAAGAAGAAACCCCGGCTGATGCCCCTCAAAAAGGCTCCCAACCCAAAGTAGAAAGTGTTACCAAAGCCGGCGGCAAATCTGTCTGCTATGTAGAAGTCAACAGTAACAGCCTGCTCAACACCGGCAAGTATACCCTGACTACCGGCGGTCAACAACTGTTTGACATCGCCATCATTTTTGCAGCCAACATTAATTACAACACCAGTACCGGCAAAGCAGTACTGTACAACAACCCGAATGTTACCAATGTGCTGGTCAACAAAGCCACACAGATTGTGCCTTTACAAAACAAAGGCATGAAAGTATTATTATCTATCCTTGGAAACCATCAGGGTGCAGGCTTCTGCAATTTCACCAGCCGCGCTGATGCCAGGGCTTTTGCGCAGCAGCTCGCCGATACTGCCAACTACTACGGTCTTGATGGTATCGATTTTGATGATGAGTATGCTGACTATGGTAACAATGGTCTGCCTCAGCCCAACGACAGCTCTTTTGTAATGCTGCTCGATGAACTGCGGCAGCTGATGCCCACCAAAATAATATCGTTTTATTATTACGGGCCGGCAGCTTCCCGCTTATCCTGGGGCGGCAAAAAAGCAGGTGATTTCGTTGACTACAGCTGGAATGCCATATATGGCAGCTATTCAGTACCTAACGTGGCTGGCCTCAGCAAGGCCAATCTGGGACCTGCCGCAGTAGACATCCAGGCTACCAGCCAGACTACCGCTAAATCCCTCGCCACCCAAACCAAAAACAATGGCTATGGTATCTACCTCTGGTATAATCTCACCAGCACCAACAAAGCCACCTATTTCTCCGCAGTATCCAGTGTACTGTATGGCAGCAATGTGACCTATACACCCTGA
- a CDS encoding glycosyl hydrolase family 8, whose amino-acid sequence MTRHLLFFLAGLLSVASLLVQAQNKPYPQAISYPNCIKPNNVTQADMNASVASYYDYWKATYLKHNLSSLPGGYYVKGDITGGADGYTPLGSSEGHGYGMVITVLMAGHDPAAKTIYDGLYKTFKAYRSVNNSKLMGWVVADNTGAQGHFDSATDGDIDIAYSLILAHYQWGSAGTINYLNEAKTMINQGLKASYVTSSNRLNLGDWDTKTALNTRPSDWMMDHMRAFYQETNDATWNNVIDALYNVYTQFSATYSPSTGLISDFVVKNPPEPAPQNFLDEYPPTNEYNYNACRVPLRIVMDYAMYGNTTALSLSNKMVNWIKTKTSGNPANIKDGYKLNGTASGTGQEAVFIGPFVAASVVSSSNQAWLNSGWNYLKTAKSGYYSDSYSLLCQLFISGNWWIPGNSSPSNVPPSVSITAPTNNSAYTSPASLTINATATDSDGSVTKVEFFNGSTKLGEATSSPYAWTWNNIAAGTYTLTAKATDNSNGSSTSAPVTITVGSAPGCNPAEASGDDGNVAANAIDNDLNTRWSASGDGQWIQFCLGSSQSVNGVDIAFYKGDSRKAKFDILVSADAANWTAVASNLQSSGSSLALESFSFTAITAKYVRILGHGNNLNAWNSYAEVKVKTVAALAGSTSASMAFTPVNDAPPKAGKLSIDAFPNPFRGDLRITYTLEKTGIANLTVYNLAGQPVAVLANGQLSAGTYQATFRSGNHASGIYIIKLAQDGNIISKRIVKE is encoded by the coding sequence ATGACCAGACATTTATTGTTTTTTCTGGCCGGCCTGTTAAGTGTCGCCAGCCTTCTGGTACAGGCTCAGAACAAGCCTTATCCGCAAGCCATCAGTTATCCCAACTGTATCAAACCCAACAACGTTACCCAGGCAGACATGAACGCCAGCGTAGCCAGTTATTACGATTACTGGAAAGCCACCTACCTCAAACATAATCTCAGCTCACTCCCGGGTGGCTATTATGTAAAAGGAGACATCACCGGCGGTGCCGACGGCTATACACCGCTGGGTTCTTCCGAAGGGCACGGTTACGGCATGGTGATCACCGTGCTGATGGCCGGCCACGACCCCGCCGCCAAAACCATTTATGATGGACTGTACAAAACATTCAAAGCCTACCGCAGCGTCAACAACAGCAAACTAATGGGCTGGGTAGTAGCGGATAACACCGGGGCTCAGGGCCACTTTGACTCCGCTACCGATGGTGACATAGACATCGCCTACTCGCTCATTCTGGCCCACTACCAGTGGGGTTCTGCTGGTACAATCAACTACCTCAATGAAGCCAAAACCATGATCAATCAAGGGCTGAAAGCAAGTTATGTGACCAGCAGCAACCGCCTCAACCTCGGCGACTGGGACACCAAGACCGCCCTCAACACACGCCCCTCCGACTGGATGATGGACCATATGCGGGCATTTTACCAGGAAACCAATGATGCCACCTGGAATAATGTCATCGATGCGCTTTACAACGTGTATACACAGTTTTCCGCCACCTACTCCCCCAGCACAGGACTTATCTCCGACTTTGTTGTGAAAAACCCGCCGGAACCAGCGCCACAGAACTTCCTCGACGAATATCCTCCCACCAATGAATACAATTACAACGCCTGCCGCGTACCACTTCGCATTGTAATGGACTACGCCATGTATGGCAATACCACCGCCCTCTCCCTCAGCAATAAAATGGTGAACTGGATCAAAACAAAAACCAGCGGTAATCCCGCCAATATCAAAGATGGTTATAAACTGAACGGTACCGCTTCCGGCACCGGCCAGGAAGCGGTGTTCATCGGACCTTTTGTGGCCGCCTCTGTAGTAAGCAGTAGCAACCAGGCCTGGCTCAACAGCGGATGGAACTATCTCAAAACCGCTAAGAGCGGCTATTACAGCGATTCCTACAGTCTGTTATGCCAGCTCTTCATCTCCGGCAACTGGTGGATACCCGGCAACAGCAGCCCTTCCAACGTACCGCCCAGCGTCAGCATCACCGCACCGACTAACAATAGCGCCTATACGTCGCCGGCTTCCCTGACCATTAACGCTACCGCCACAGACAGCGATGGCTCCGTTACCAAAGTGGAATTCTTTAATGGCAGTACCAAACTGGGAGAAGCTACCAGCAGTCCCTACGCCTGGACCTGGAACAACATAGCAGCCGGCACTTACACGCTCACGGCCAAAGCCACTGACAACAGTAATGGCAGCAGCACTTCCGCACCTGTAACCATTACCGTCGGTTCTGCCCCGGGTTGCAATCCCGCCGAAGCCAGCGGCGATGATGGCAACGTAGCCGCCAACGCCATCGACAACGATCTCAACACCCGCTGGTCTGCCAGCGGCGACGGGCAATGGATACAGTTCTGCCTGGGCAGCTCCCAGTCTGTTAATGGAGTAGACATCGCCTTCTATAAAGGAGACTCCCGTAAAGCTAAGTTCGATATACTTGTCAGCGCAGATGCAGCCAACTGGACAGCCGTAGCGTCCAATCTGCAGAGCAGCGGCAGCTCCCTTGCCCTCGAATCATTCTCCTTCACCGCTATAACGGCGAAGTATGTACGAATTCTGGGACATGGCAACAATCTCAACGCATGGAACAGTTATGCGGAAGTAAAAGTTAAAACGGTAGCAGCACTCGCAGGCAGCACCAGTGCTTCAATGGCCTTCACGCCAGTCAACGATGCGCCGCCAAAAGCCGGTAAACTGAGTATAGATGCTTTCCCCAACCCCTTCCGTGGAGATTTGCGCATCACTTATACCCTGGAAAAAACCGGCATAGCCAACCTTACCGTTTATAATCTTGCCGGACAACCCGTGGCCGTACTCGCCAACGGACAGCTGTCTGCCGGTACCTATCAGGCTACCTTCCGCAGTGGCAACCATGCTTCCGGTATCTATATCATCAAACTGGCACAGGACGGTAATATCATCAGCAAACGGATCGTGAAAGAATAA